TCTTGAAGTAGGCTTTGTCCTTGATCTGCGACAACGCAGTATCGTCATCGTCCAGCTTGAACTCAAACAGATAGATATGATCGTCCGTCTGGACAACCGCATCGATCCGACCGTCATTCGTGCAGGATTCCGCTTCGATGTTGAATCCGAGCAGACGGAAAATCGCATAGAAAATGGACTGGAACGTCGCTTCGCTTTTTTTGTGGATTGTGTAAGGCACCCCGGCGAAGAACGATTCGAGAACTTTCCTTGCCTGATTCAGATTGCCCTCCAGGAACGCGGTTGCAAGATCAGCGGAGAAGCTGCTGACTTCCCGTTGCGTTCTGCCTACATAACTGTTCAGCAGATACGTGCTGAAAGATTCTGCCACTTCCTCATTGGGGAAGTCGAGCCAGAACCAGCGTTTGTTGAAACGAATCTCGCTGGATTTGATCGTCAGATACCCTGTCTGCAACAGCAGCGTTACAGGATCGATGTTGTGAATCTCGAACGCATCGAATGTCACGCCGGGAACCGCTCTCGATACCGCATCCTCAAAGTTGAAATCGGTCTTCTTGGCAAGCTCCATCAGGAACGAGGGCGTTCCCGTGGCGAACCAGTAGTTGTCGAACTTGCCGTCATTCTCAAAGAACTTCGCTATGGACACCGGGTTGTAAACCGTCTCCGAAGTCTCCTCGAAACAGTAGCCGTCATACCACGCCTTGAGCTTCCGTTTCAGCTCCTCCACCGAAACCTTCTGCGCCTGTGCGGTCGCTTCGATCCGGTCGCTGAAATAGTGTTCCAGTTCCGATTGCGTATAGCCGAACATCGTCGCATAGTCGGAACGCATGGTGATGTCCGTAAGATTATTCAGATCGGAGAACAGCGATACATGGCAGAACTTCGTCACTCCCGTGATGAATACGAAACGCAACGTGTCTTCAAAGGCTTTGATGACAGAGTAAAACGCTTTGAGTTCGTTCAGGATGTCTTGAACATGAGGCGCACTGACATTATTCAGAATCGGCTTGTCATACTCGTCGATGAGAACAACCACCTTCTGCTCTCCCGCAGATAGTGTGCGAATGAGTTCCCGGAACATTTCACAAGGCTCTGTCGCATTCAAAGCGATATGGTGATCCTCGGCACATTCCTGAACGAGTCCGCTCAAGCTGTTCCGTGTTTCTTTCAGCCCATGAAAGCTCCAACCGTTGAGATCAAGATGAATGACCGGATACGGCTTCCAGTCATACTCTTTCTTTGAGATCGCCAAGCCGTCGAACAGCTCTTTGCGTCCCTCGAAGATCGCTTTGAGAGTGGAAACCGTCAAGGACTTGCCGAAACGACGGGGACGTGACAGGAAGTAGAGACCTTTATAAGAACGAACGAGCTTCCAGACATATTCAGTCTTATCAACATACAGGTATTTCCCTTGCCGGAGATCGGCGAATGCGTAAACACTGTCTGTGAGTTCCTTCATCGGTCATATCCTCCAATACCTTACTATACAGCGATTCCGGTGATTTTCAAGCATGGATGCGACAAGATTGCTATGAGTTCAGTTCCTCCTTGAAGACAACCGGTCTTCAAGGAGGAACCGTCATCTGTCATGATGAAGCCGAAAACATCAACTTTTGTTCCTGTCCCAGCAGGGACTTTCGATCTCCAGACCGTCTGTTTTGCGCTTCTCTGCTCTACTGTCTTCAGGAGGCTAATTGAAGGCATATTAACCTTGCCAAAGCGAACATTCTTTCAGTAAATTGCAACGATGTGATTTGACAAAGCTGCGAATGTCACATATATTACAGAAGTTCTTGTAACGCACTAACCTAACGGGAGGAATGAACGAAACAGAGTATCAATAATCAATTGACAATCAGATAACGTAAGCTTTAAGCAGACTTCACCTCAGGAAACGCCAAAACCACGTGAACAAGTCAAGCTTAAGAGTTTGCGCCCATATTTGGGCGCTCTCTGTGCGTATAGACTTGTTCAGGCATTGGCGTGCCTCTGAGGTGAATACAACAGAGGGCGTCTTTTTTTATGCCGTGCACAACCGATCTTCTAAATATTAATTCCCCTTTATCCGAGGTTAGCAAGCCTGTGTCAAAACACTTGTCGGCTAACTTCAATAATCACCAGTCGACAGAAAAAAGAGCACTCGAAACATTTCCATGCAACCGATGTGGCTCATGTTGTCGAGCCTTGGAGAATAACATTGTTTTTGAAGAATTAAATAGAGGAGATGGTACATGTAAGTATT
The Victivallis lenta DNA segment above includes these coding regions:
- a CDS encoding ATP-binding protein codes for the protein MKELTDSVYAFADLRQGKYLYVDKTEYVWKLVRSYKGLYFLSRPRRFGKSLTVSTLKAIFEGRKELFDGLAISKKEYDWKPYPVIHLDLNGWSFHGLKETRNSLSGLVQECAEDHHIALNATEPCEMFRELIRTLSAGEQKVVVLIDEYDKPILNNVSAPHVQDILNELKAFYSVIKAFEDTLRFVFITGVTKFCHVSLFSDLNNLTDITMRSDYATMFGYTQSELEHYFSDRIEATAQAQKVSVEELKRKLKAWYDGYCFEETSETVYNPVSIAKFFENDGKFDNYWFATGTPSFLMELAKKTDFNFEDAVSRAVPGVTFDAFEIHNIDPVTLLLQTGYLTIKSSEIRFNKRWFWLDFPNEEVAESFSTYLLNSYVGRTQREVSSFSADLATAFLEGNLNQARKVLESFFAGVPYTIHKKSEATFQSIFYAIFRLLGFNIEAESCTNDGRIDAVVQTDDHIYLFEFKLDDDDTALSQIKDKAYFK
- a CDS encoding YkgJ family cysteine cluster protein, whose protein sequence is MPCTTDLLNINSPLSEVSKPVSKHLSANFNNHQSTEKRALETFPCNRCGSCCRALENNIVFEELNRGDGTCKYFDETHSLCKIYDRRPECCNVRIMWEKHFSQKFSWQHFIAINKAICTNLKTKMERGKK